One Aquarana catesbeiana isolate 2022-GZ linkage group LG04, ASM4218655v1, whole genome shotgun sequence genomic region harbors:
- the LOC141141346 gene encoding olfactory receptor 2D3-like encodes MHVGNQSAVTEFILLGLSTDPLVQVLLFPIFLAIYMSTLIGNLLLIVAVKTDKRLHISMYFFLANLSFLDICYTSVIVPKMLVNFFAPKKRISFTGCTTQVFFYLLMGETECLLLALMAYDRYVAICNPLRYNMIMNTTVCLWMISMAWLTGCILSSIDLYFVFRLTFCGPNTINHFFCETPLLLQLSCSDVSSNNIVKLVGTVILAFIPLSLILFFYFRIIATIVRTHSGKYKTFSTCVSHLIVVVIFYGTAMFMYVRPEQRTRTNGVAVFYTVITPMLNPLIYSLRNKDVKRAMRRLVR; translated from the coding sequence ATGCATGTTGGGAACCAAAGTGCTGTAACCGAATTCATTCTTCTTGGGCTCTCGACCGACCCACTGGTACAAGTTTTGTTGTTTCCCATTTTCCTGGCAATCTATATGTCCACACTGATTGGGAATCTTCTTCTCATAGTGGCTGTGAAGACTGACAAGCGCTTGCACATCTCTATGTATTTTTTCTTGGCTAATTTGTCATTTTTGGACATTTGCTATACCTCAGTCATTGTACCAAAAATGTTGGTTAACTTTTTTGCACCGAAGAAGAGGATTTCATTTACTGGCTGTACCACCCAGGTCTTTTTTTACCTGCTCATGGGGGAAACTGAGTGTCTGCTTCTGGCTTTGATGGCCTATGACCGCTATGTTGCAATCTGCAACCCTCTACGTTACAATATGATCATGAACACAACAGTCTGTTTGTGGATGATCAGCATGGCATGGCTGACTGGTTGCATCCTATCATCCATTGATTTGTATTTTGTATTCCGGTTAACATTCTGTGGCCCTAACACCATCAACCATTTTTTCTGTGAGACACCACTGCTGTTACAGCTCTCTTGCAGTGACGTCTCATCAAACAATATTGTAAAACTGGTGGGCACGGTCATCTTGGCCTTCATCCCACTTTCACTaatcctttttttctattttcgaATCATTGCCACTATTGTTAGAACTCACTCTGGCAAGTACAAAACCTTTTCCACCTGTGTTTCACACCTGATAGTGGTGGTCATTTTCTATGGGACAGCCATGTTTATGTATGTTAGACCAGAGCAGAGGACACGGACAAATGGGGTGGCAGTATTTTACACGGTGATCACCCCAATGCTGAACCCCTTGATCTATAGCCTGAGGAATAAAGACGTTAAGAGAGCCATGAGGAGGCTGGTAAGATAA